One Chanodichthys erythropterus isolate Z2021 chromosome 10, ASM2448905v1, whole genome shotgun sequence DNA segment encodes these proteins:
- the ippk gene encoding inositol-pentakisphosphate 2-kinase — MELDKMDENDWKYHGEGNKSLVVSHLQHCRVLRLLKFPSEDSAHTRQTAEQAFRHILNIVDYSKYVMKPLLGEEYVHSGEVVKLPLDFVRQLSLKVQQERPELRCDKVMDTFSGCGLCLPNLTQLPLHHLRDHRPPICVEIKPKCGFLPFSRHITKECKRKVCRFCMHQHYKLANGKWKRLSRYCPLDLFSGSKQRMYVALKNLLEEPQNNLKIFKGGELIFSCKDDAKQQPDLNDLIQHLWPYFPHSNGLYNGHQPGKAILNDFIQVICSSLLSGGDSNRSGEPRKMHLSESRPHCEASPFPRDLLRNGNHGLPKDSVLSKILQVQMLDNLDIEGIYPLYKRVEQYLEEFPKERNRLQIDGPYNESFMDTVKNCPTEDDGSVEYAAGKVHQYRVAMTAKDCSIMITFAPCEEDEEHQLNLEKPRFTYSVSILDLDPKPYEGIPHQFKLDTKIVNYYLRSTQAPPPSSLYKERQECTLLFHAV; from the exons CACTGTCGAGTTCTCCGTCTGTTAAAGTTTCCCTCTGAAGACTCCGCACATACACGACAG ACCGCAGAACAAGCTTTCCGACACATCCTCAACATTGTGGATTATAGTAAATATGTCATGAAGCCTTTGCTGGGGGAGGAATACGTTCACAGTGGA GAGGTTGTCAAACTACCGCTGGACTTTGTGAGACAGCTATCGCTGAAGGTCCAACAAGAACGACCTG AACTGCGCTGTGACAAGGTCATGGACACATTCAGCGGGTGTGGTTTATGCCTTCCCAACCTGACCCAACTCCCCCTCCACCACCTCAGAGACCACAGACCGCCAATATGCGTCGAAATAAAG CCAAAATGTGGATTCCTACCCTTTTCAAGACACATAACCAAGGAATGCAAACGCAAAGTTTGCAGATTCTGCATGCATCAGCATTACAAG TTAGCCAATGGGAAGTGGAAGCGATTGAGCAGATATTGCCCCCTGGATCTCTTCTCGGG GAGCAAACAGCGAATGTACGTTGCTTTGAAGAATCTGTTAGAGGAACCACAAAACAACTTGAAAATCTTTAAG GGCGGAGAGTTGATATTTAGTTGTAAAGATGACGCCAAGCAGCAACCCGACTTGAATGATCTCATTCAGCACCTTTGGCCTTATTTCCCCCATAGTAATGGCCTCTATAATGGCCACCAGCCTGGCAAAGCCATCCTCAATGATTTCATTCAGGTGATCTGCTCCTCTCTGCTCAGCGGCGGGGACTCGAATCGCTCGGGAGAGCCCAGGAAGATGCACCTATCCGAAAGCAGGCCGCACTGTGAAGCAAGTCCCTTCCCAAGAGACCTGCTCCGCAACG GTAACCATGGCCTCCCTAAAGACAGTGTCCTTTCAAAAATCCTCCAAGTTCAGATGCTGGATAACCTGGATATTGAAGGAATCTACCCTCTATACAAACGTGTGGAGCAGTATCTAGAAGAGTTCCCGAAAGAAAG AAACCGACTGCAAATAGATGGGCCTTATAATGAGAGTTTCATGGACACGGTTAAAAACTGTCCTACTGAGGATGACGGCTCTGTAGAATATGCAGCTGGGAAG GTTCATCAGTATAGAGTTGCAATGACCGCCAAAGACTGCTCAATCATGATCACGTTTGCACCATGCGAAGAAGACGAGGA ACACCAGTTGAATTTGGAGAAGCCTCGTTTTACGTATTCCGTCTCCATCCTTGATCTAGACCCCAAACCGTATGAAGGCATCCCTCACCAGTTCAAGCTGGACACCAAAATCGTCAACTACTACCTGCGGAGCACGCAAGCTCCTCCCCCCTCCAGCCTATATAAGGAAAGGCAGGAGTGCACGCTGCTCTTCCATGCTGTATGA